GTCGAAATCCCTTAGACACGCTCACCTCGCTTTTTCACTTTGCAATGAGCTACCTTAAGAATACAAATAGCAAAGAGCTACTTCGTTTCGAGGATCTATTTGATGATTTTTGTGCAGGCAGGACCATTCACGGTCCGTTTTTCGAGCACGTGATCACGTATTGGAAAATGAGCTTAGAATATCCCGAAAAAGTGTTGTTTCTTAAGTACGAGGATCTTAAGGATGACCCAAAACACTATTTGAAAAGGGTGGCGGAATTTATAGGTATGCCTTTTACTCCATTTGAGGAAAGTCAAAGTGTCATTGACCAAATTATAGAGTTTTGTAGCTTTGGAAATATGAAGGAATTAGAAGTTAACAAGAGTGGTGTCATTAATAAGTTTTTTGAAAAGAAAAGTTTCTTTAGAAAAGGAGAGGTGGGAGAGTGGAGAAACTATTTCACACCACCCATGGTCGAGAAGATAACtaaacttatggaagaaaaactcGAAGGAACAGGATTATCCTTCAAGTTAGTTCCATAAGAAAAATGAATTAGCGTCAACCAGGGCACTTTATTGTCATACTCTGTTTGTGGACTTGGACTTGTGGTTAAGTTAGTTCGCGTAATATTGATAATCATGTAATGTTATATTAAGTTGTTTTTcagtttatttcataatgtttgtCAACTAGCCTTCATATAATTCATACGAGTTATCGTTTTACGAAGTACTCGTATGATTGAAGTGCAGACGGGTAGGTGTGAAGGACGATTATGTGGGTGGTTGGACGTATACAAATCTCAAAGGTGTCGCCCGCCACAGACAAGGTGGCGAGGGTGAATTTTATATAATACTCATACCTTACCCGTCCCGTCCAATACCAACCTCATACTCGCTTTGCTTGTGagtattaatttaattaattactcCGTAGATGATTTACTCCTGGTAAATACGAAGTATATGAAGAAGAAAGTCGAAATATTTTATAgttcataaaattaaaatgagTTGTTAAAGTGGCTGCGCTTTGTTTATCCTATGAACTAGCAGAGTAGTAGTCCTATCTTGGGTCTTCAGAAACAACATTTTTTGTGTTGCTTTGTTTATCTTGTGAACTAGAAGAGGTACACTCGCGACTTGCATCGGTAGTCTTCTACTTATATTTTGTGGGTTCAAGACGAATGTTGGATAGCAACCGATTGATGATAACTCCAAGCTTACACAAAACCATTCTACAcgtaaaaaataagaaaaagcaGTTACGTTAAATACATTACAAGTTTACTATTAATGTGTCCTTCCTAGCCAATAAGAAGCCTTCATGCCTATATTTGTCTATATTTATCTTTATATTTATTGGTTTTAAATAGACATGAATACTTCTTATTGGCTAGGGAGGACACGTTAATGATACTCCCGGAGGACCTAAGAATTTTTCGGTTTGAAAAATGCTTGTTGTTCATGTCACTATATCAGATCTACAGTTGATTACCACTtttgaaaatccgaaacaaaatcGACGAAAATTGAAGGTCCATAATTGATAATCTGAAGTTGGAGTGTTTACTATATTAATCCCAATTCCGATGATCTATTGTCCAAAAATAATCCTTTTTTTTTAGTAAAAAAAATAATCATAATTACTATCAAACATGTAGAGATATAATTTGAGTTTGCGATTATTTTATGAAGATACATAACTTGAGATTGTTTCGCGAAATTTTTATTTTTGTGGCGATGATTTCATAGAGTAAGCAATACTTCCCTACAATAGGAAGGTTGATATttacccacaaaaaaaaaaaaaaaaaaaaaaaaaaatatgaaaggtTGTACCTAGGGAAGATATACTCAAACCATAGTTGATTTTACTATAGAATGAGAGCAAATCTATTAAGATTTCTCCGACAATAACCTAGGAAAGATATTGATCTTTCATCACAAGCAAAAGAAGTGGCTAAAGTAAATGTACGACTACACCATCGAATATAATTAATACCAAATTACCAAGTCACAAAAGAAAGTCTAGGATAGAAAGAGATGAAACGACCAAAAATGTAAAAACAAAAATCTAgacaaataataaaaagaaaaagaaaaatattaaaAAGAAACGATAAAGGCTCTGTTTGACAAAACTACCTATAGTTGAAACCTAAAATGGTAGCTGAaagctgaaaagctaactgaaactcgaaaaggtagctgaaaattaagaattgataaagttttttttttgattaaaagGCGGGGTAAACCCCGAGACCTACAGCGAGTAGGGTCCCAAACAAGTTTACAAAACgaaaaacaacacaaaaaaacaaataaaaaaacttaGCAATTGCCCGCTTCAAAACTCAAGTCGCGGAGTCGTCCTTTGCCCTATCCTTTTCTCCTTCCATGTTCTAAATATTTTCCAATTGTTCAACCATTCTTCTAAGGTATAAGCTAAACCTTCTTTCCACGATTTGCACCACAACCCAACTCTTAAAAACAGCTTGTCTACAATACACGGCCAGTTAGGAGTTTTGTTCTCGAAAATCGCTTCATTTCGTAATTCCCAAATAATAGTAACTATAGCAATGAAGAATACGTCCCAAAGTCGCTTCTCAAACCCGACAAAGTGAGAGTCACACCATATCAGAAAAGCATCATCAATCCCACCGGGACAAATCCATGCCATATCTCAAGCCTCACAAATACTCGTCCATAGCTTCCAAGAATACCTACAATGCAAAAACAGGTGTTTGGCGGTCTCCAATTCTTCACCACAAAAATTACACATCGCCTCCTCCCAAGCCATTTCTTTCCACTTAAGCATCCTATCCTTAGTGTTCACCTTATTCCATAATATTGCCCAAAGAATTATCTCATACCTTGGTGGTGCAAGTCCTTTCCAAAGATGGCTGAACCAAGGCTTATGCTCTGCTCCATTGTATTTCAAGTTATAGAAGGCATCAACAAAAGTTTTAGCCGTGTAGCATTCTGACTTGTCAAAAGCCCAGATATGGCAATCATTTTTATCCCTTAAAGGTTTGTAGCCCTCAATCATCAAATTTAAATGGTCTAGTAGTGATAATTCCCATTCAAATAATCTTCTTCGCAATTGAAGCTGCCAGACCCAATCATCGCCTTGCCAGGTACCCATTTCAGCCACACACTTATTTTTCTGAGTCGACACATTAAAAAGTCTCGGAAACCCTTCTTTGAGAGTTACACTGCCAATCCAAAGATCTTCCCAAAACCTGACCGTATTACCTTTTCCAATTTGTATCCTGATACCCTGCTTTGTGACTTTTCCAATGTCCGTATCCCAATCACTGACAGAGCATATCGACTTCCATAGGCCAAACTTAGCCACCTTTTCTTCACTTCTAAACATTCCTTCGGGGTTGAGTTCGTGAATTGAACAAATAATTCTCTTCCAAAGCGCCTTATGTTCCACAGAAAATCGCCACCACCACTTGAAGAGCATACTTGCGTTTTTAATCTGTAAGTCACCCACCCCTAGGCCACCCATCGCCTTTGGCGATTGGATAATATTCCGTTCATCAAGGGAACAACATCACGCCCATTGTTTCTTCCCCAATAAAACTTTCTTTGCAAACTGATAATCTTTTTCAAGACGCCTTTAGGAATCTTAAACATAGACATATAAAAGAGAGGCAGTGAGTTCAAGACGGATTTAATGAGGACCACTCTTCCAGCTTTTGAGATTAGCCCCGTCTTCCAACTAGACCTTCTCCTTATATTTTCCACCACTTTGAATCCTGTGTCGAGAGTTTATTCGGGTTAGAACCCGGAGGAATACCCAAATATTTCACGGTAGTTGTACTACTTGCCTTGACTTCCGAGCATTTGATTCTCCCCACTGCTGACACTTTCCTAGTATTACGAGAGCAGATTTCTTAAAATTAATAGTGAGTCCAGTAGAGCGCTGAAAGTTGTCAAGAAGCCTCTTGATATTTGTCAGTACTTGAGAAGTAGCAGGAAAAAATATAAGAGTATCGTCTGCAAATTGTAAGTGACTTAAAACAACCTTGTCCTTACCCACTTCTAAACCTTGAATTAACCCCATTTGAATTCCCTTAAGCATAACTTGATTGAAAGCCTCTGTTACTAACAAGAACAGGAAAGGCGAGATGGGATCACCTTGCCTGAggctgttggggctggtgtcctttacagttagtgcaaggacttataaatctctaaaaggatcaaagggtatattttgtatcattatcagttggtccacgtttatcaataacggttggcttgctagataagtttgacgttattgtcatacagatggcggtgatcaagtggtccctaaaagtcacacctataggatacgtttgagagatgtgacggtatgaaaatacagtcatattgatgccaaatttgactaaccagttagtccgagttatttgactaataattagtcaaaatgtgatgttgagatattttatttaatacggattaaataaaaatggctaagacgaattaagcggttaattcgtaaattaaatataaagcgatttatatttgattaatgtatattgaataaattaattatacgatattgtctttgtcggacatgtattaataattcaactaatccgtgttattagttgatgctttaataaccgataaccgatgacaatttataactaaaccgcgtcatatacattttagcaatttacgaaccggacctcgagttaaagttaagaggaagtggaagcccacttccccatggtgagctcggtttggccgaatgctagagaacaaaaggagagccttttctccttttgtgacctaattcattctacaacaaaaattagggtttttgagaaacatttcctctcaaaaattcagatctcacatctaagaaaaactcacacaagttctctcaatattgcaaggcaattagagaacacatttctagcacaaaggcatattctcagacgatcttgggtgcatcaattaggaggagatctactttgatctctcattgccgaattgcactaggaccgaaggttaattcttgtgctttatcatttttcattgtttttaaGGGTTTtaatcctataatttaagggttttatacggatattacccttcaagtggtatcagagcgaggccacgtaaatttttctatgtgattttcatcaaacgaattttgaaTCGATGTTTTTTTGCTTAAAAATTCGTGCGAAGCCTATTTTTTTCCTCTCGGCAGATTTTTTTATGCTGCGTTTTTTTGTCTTGGGAACCGTGTGAAGGATACACGgtattggttgttgtttgtcttgttttcgacttgatctttgcatattgttttgtaatcgatattcattgcaatatgttaaagatatATCAAAtcgtttgcataaaatttcgtgcggcacaaaattttttgtctcggccaaaatttttttttctggaaaaccgtgcggccatTGGTGTTTTTctcggcctgttttctgtttttttcgccttgatttgcgtgccacacgtTTTTGCTAGATTAaacgatgttttgttttcattcgttctttgcatattgtaattttaatcgataattgttgcaatatgttaaagatgtatcaattgtagtttcatttctatacggattagattaaaattgcaattgggATTTAACAAATCGTTTTATTTTGATCGTTGTTGCTCACGTTTTTGAGccaagaaatttttttttgttgttcttttgttgctctcggcatttcagcaagaaaaaaaaagaaaaaatttttactggtactgttcacggcagacgtgaagaaaaaaaaaaaaaaaatttgttttgttttgttttttggccaattttgcataatacggatttatgcattcgcttgatagtgaaacggttcaccctcgtacaatttagttactttaaaacgatttaaagtaacggattatcacggattaaaattaacttgactaaagcggttttgtcacataattttaatcattaaaggtggtttggataaatttaacataattacggaattatgtcacgaataaatttaatttagttgatgcattttatttaacgTTATTTAgattgttttgaatgcttttaattacgtatttatttaattttacaaacggttgtaacttagtgtggccttagtagaatgtgttaccgtaatgatggaacacggtcttggttgtattttgagatctcgtatctccctttctgtttcttttaattacagtttttatttagaatgtaaataggtttatattttgtaaattttaattgtaattttgagaagactaaagatggagatcggatgctcactcccgctgcatggacaaagatggaacatcaagacaagcttctcgggtccaatggTGGAtttcaaagttgtattatgttctctttactaggataggccacactaggaatttttatttacgtattgcatttatttatttattttatcgtaacgatagattgcatcatattccgcctaaaaccaaaccacctaataatcgcatgaaaactgactcatatagaggtcacgcgttagttttctatgacattcctatgtcacacgatttaagccatcatctaaattaattcattcacgcagttgctagttattcgttcacttaaaatgaattcaaacttagttgatgggatcttcctcgtataaaccaaaattgagaatggtctttataggtcaaactccaatgagtcccttcttcgtcggtaggcataatatgacctcttctacgtcgggtaagttggaaccgattgacctattttatctcaacgctatggtcactcgtacgatcctgtgatcatggtggactatagataggatttacggaaatctatcgaccaagagttcttacggaagaattagctaaacagttggcttatcaatttacggaaattgagtcttgggatcacttgtattattcttgagggagatcaattatgcaagtgcaatgagtctacacgattaaaatgatttttaaatagacttaaatcacctcgatgagttgcttatttcgtttttgtttttctttcttttcagtgtagatcacgatcacttaaactgcaaataacaaaatggctggccgtgctgacgacccaatgcctagtgccacattggaccgtgagtcctggcttcggatcttcatgaatcagatgaattagtcaactcgactgaagaatgatggatcaaacttcgcggactgggaggcagcattacggaatgctgccgctgctgacgggaagctcaaatttctgctagagcccatcccgtcaaacccaggccccacggttggagctaacgagatcgccacatataacgatttcgtcatggaagcgggtgcgattaaaaacgtactcatttttgcaatggaatccaatttgcagaaacgcttcatagcccaaggtgcaaacaagattttcaccacgctcaccaaggaattctcgaaagcaccgagaatcgtgaccttaccactcgcttctttgatgcgagactccagaagggccaaccggttagcccacacattctcagcatgattgagaatgtcgagagactggagacgcttgattgtaaaatcagcgagaacatcgtgattgaccgcatgcttcattcactccacgatggttttgcgctctttagagcgaattactatatgaatgatttgaagaaaagtccccatgaactgcactcccttctcgtacagacagagaaggacatgaagttcagtgggagcttgaaacaggatgttctcgttgtgacaaacaaggggaagggtaagggcaaagctcgtgcaaacctagcgagaggtaaaccgaagttcaagaagtcgggttcaggtaagagtgggcctggtgagtcgagcacctcatcaggcgcgacaaagagcaagaattaaaacatggaatgccatcattgccacaagactgggcattggaggcgtacatgtcctgtttatcatgaggacttaaaggcaggtcgcgttaaacctgttggtatgtcttcatcctcttctacttttattcatatgattgagattaaccatgcaagttacggaacttgggtacttgatactggttgtggttctcatctgtgtaatcatgtgcaggggctccgaaacatcgaacccctcgtaaagggtgaggtggacctgcgtgtcgggaatggagcacgagtggctgccgtctcgaggggaacatacgttatccagcttcctagcggatttgagttatttttatataactgctattatgtacccagactttcgaaaaacattatttcggtttcgcacttgacaaacttggattttcatttgtaatagagaataatacttgcattttctcattacacgatatgatttatggcaaggcagtctccatgaacggaatttatgttttagatcagaccaccgaaatattacatgtaatgaataaaaggttaaaggttggtgacaaagatcaaacgtatctatggcactgccgtatgggacacattaatgagaaacgcgtaaaacagctcataaagaatggagctatctcggcctttgattttcaatcatttggcacgtgtgaatcatgtctcatcggtaagatgactcgaatttccttcaaaggtgttggaatgcgcgctgctgacctattaggactcatacacacggatgtatgtggacctatgtcaatcaccgcacgagaaggctataggtatttcatcactttcacggacgatttaagtagatatggctatgtctacttaatgaagcataaaagtgaatcctttgataaattcaaagaataccagaatagggtacaaaatctattgggtagaaagattaaaacactacgttcagatcgtggtggcgagtatctttctcacgagtttgatcaacaccttaaagactgtgggattgccttacagttaactccacctggaacacctcagttgaatggtgtgtccgaacggagaaatcgaacactacttgatatggttcgatccatgatgagtcacaccgtgttgcctgactcattatggggttatgctcttctgtcagctgctctaatacttaaccgaagtccgtctaaagctgttgacaagactccatatgaactatggaagggaacggtccctaacttgtcatttatacgggtttggggctgcgaggcttatgtcaagtggagacacgaggataagctcggcccgcgatcggtcaagacatactttataggttatcctaaaggaacacttggtcattacttctattcgccaaccgaacaacgtgtttttgttgcggctagtgcgacattcttagagaaggaatttctcgagaatgcaaagagtgatagaaccttcgacctgtcggagattccagaaccaaataccgagcaaccattggaggaaccagtttcCTCAATCCCGgttgcggttaatattcctgaggaacctaggaggtcgggaagagtctctattcctccagacagatacattggtatggtcgaggaacatgacatagatgacgttctactcttaacgagtagtgaacccgcaacctataaaggtgccatgactagttccgactcaaagctatggctcgaggccatgcaatccgagatggactctatgtatgagaacgacgtatgggatcttgttgacttacctgctaaggttcgtccccttcaatgcaaatggctttacaagataaagcattctgtggaaggtcaacaagatatctataaagcacgactagttgctaaaggtttcacccaagtgccaggtctgcactacgatgaaatttttgcacccgtagtcatgctgcgttccattcggattatcttagcgattgccgcttttcataactatgaaatttggcagatggatgtgaaaaccgccttcttaaacggctttttggaggaagagttgtacatggtacaacccgaaggtttcatcgatccacaaaatcctaagaaagtgtgcaagcttaagcgttccatttatggacttaagcaagcatctcggagttggaatcatcgcttcgaccaagtgattaaagaaaatggatttactcgatcggtcgaggaaccatgtctttatatcaagtcgagtgggagcaagattgtcttcctaatattgtatgtcgatgacatactcctaattgggaatgacatatctctcttaacttcggtgaaagtctGGTTgaaaaaaccatttccagatgaaagatatgggtgaggcacaaagaattctgggcatccgtatctatcgagatagatcacgacggatgttatctctcagtcaggagtcttacatagacaaagtcctagagagattcagcatgactaactctaagaaggggtttcttcctatggctccaggggtgcatttgagcaagtctcaggcaccagagacaccggaagagaaagagcgcatgacacggattccttatgcctcggctataggatcaatcatgtatgccatgatatgcacacgtccggacgtggcatatgcattgagtatgacaagtcgattccaacagcatccaggtgaatcacattggatggctgtcaagaacattcttaagtacctacggaggactaaagattgggcattgacttatggaggcgatcaaaagctatgcgcaaccggttacgcagacgctagcttccaaacggatcgagatgactccaaatctcagtctggattcgtttttactcttaatgacGCTGCTGCGAtcacctggaagagttccaaacaaagtgttacaaacagattctacgatcgagtccgagtactatgccgcgtctcgaagccgcaaaggaagcgatatggatgcgtcaattcttacaaggactatccgtagtgcctagttcgaatgacccgatcaccatctattgcgacaatagaggtgccatcttccaagctaaggagccaaagtctagcaacaagtctagacatgtacaacggaaagctcatctaatccgagattacgtggagcaaaaggaagtagtgattaaaaagattgctacagatgataacatagcagatcctctcactaaaccattacgacaagataagcatgaagggcatgttaattccatgggaattaaacgtgttcctaagttgtagtactcttttatggattagattcattctcttttgtactctatacgacatcatcgttttgatattttatatattttgtttttcatgtggatttgtacgacaaattttgaacaccacaaagtgaactgaacaaacattatatttttggtccttaattgcccacgtgagctgataactcaaggtaattattttgtgacgttggttgatggtggtttcaacgagccataagtcaaccggttggtgaccaatcacga
This sequence is a window from Silene latifolia isolate original U9 population chromosome 8, ASM4854445v1, whole genome shotgun sequence. Protein-coding genes within it:
- the LOC141594073 gene encoding flavonol sulfotransferase-like; translation: MNKNETQNEMPIISQEELESLKQGLPQVPWIDNNFELINNQGVWIPESFLARILLIQRHFLARDSDLIITGIQKTGTTWLKSLLYTIVNRAIYPINQNPLLKNHPQELVYNLESDIYGEAFAYPRPQHLVELPSPRLLSTHLPYTSLPESIRTSNCRLLYICRNPLDTLTSLFHFAMSYLKNTNSKELLRFEDLFDDFCAGRTIHGPFFEHVITYWKMSLEYPEKVLFLKYEDLKDDPKHYLKRVAEFIGMPFTPFEESQSVIDQIIEFCSFGNMKELEVNKSGVINKFFEKKSFFRKGEVGEWRNYFTPPMVEKITKLMEEKLEGTGLSFKLVP